ACGGCGCCGTGGAGCGGCGTCACGTGGACGAGGGGCTCACCGTGTGGGATGCCACCCACGCCCGGACGGCCGCTCGCATCTGCCAACGCCTGGATGGCAATCCGCTGGCGATCCAGTTGGCGGCGGCCCGTGTGCATGCCCTGGGCCTGGACGGGCTTGAAGCCCGCCTGCCGCAGCGGCTGACCCTGCTGGCGCCGGGCGAGCCAGCCCGCGCCACCCGCCGCAATGCGCTCGCGGCGGCGCTGAGCTGGTCCTGCGAGTTGCTGTCGGACCGCGAGCGTGCCGTGCTTCGCCGACTGGGCGTGTTTCCGGCCAGCTTCTCGCTGCAGGGTGCGGCGCTGGCGCTCGCGGACGATCTCTTGCCCGCAGGCCGGGTCATCGACGCCATCCTCGCCTTGGTCGACCGCTCGCTCATCGCGGTCGAGCCGGTGGTGCCGCGGCGCTTGCGGCTGATGGAGACGATGCGCCTGTTCGCGCTGGAGCAGATGGCCGTTGCGGGAGAGACCGCCGCCATGCGGGTGCGGTGGTGTGCCGGTGTCCGGTGGTTGTTCGATGAAGCCTACGAGGAACACTGGCGGGCGCCCCAGGCCACCTGGCGTGCCCGCTACGAGCCCGAGCTCACCACGCTGTGGCCCGCGCTGGAGACGGCGATCCAGGCCTGCCCGGATGAGGCCGTGGCGCTGTTCGCGTCGTCATGGCCGGTGTGGATGATGGCCGAAGCGCAGGACCGCGCGCGAGCGATCGCGCCGCGTCTGGTGCCCTTGGTGGAGGCGCATGGGGATCCCCAGGTGCGGGCCCGGTTCTGGGAAGCCATGTCGAGAGGGCACGCGCTGGATCATCCGTCCGTGGCGCGAGACGCGTCCCGGCGCGCAGCCGCGCTTTATCGCGCCCTGGGTGATGCGCGCGGCGAGTACCTGGCGGAGGTCGAGCTGGCCTTCAACTGGCGGGTGGACGGGCCGCAGGCCCGTGAGGCGCTCGAGCGGGCCAAGGCGCTGGAGGATCCGGATTGGCCCGCCCTGGTGCTGGAGCGCGGCTGGACCACCGTCGCCATGGTGCACACCACTGCCGGCGAGCATGAGGCTGCGCGGCATGCCTTCGAGGCCGCGGTGGAGGTCTGCCGACGGGACGGCCATGAGGTCGGCATCCTGCGGGGCCTGGTGAATCTCGCCGATCTGGCGCGCGTCGAAGGTCAGCTGGCGCAAGCCGTGGCCCAGGGTGAGGCATTGCGGACGCGGCTGGCGTCCGCGCCCGCCACCGGCCTGCTGGGCACGGCCCTCACCAACCTGGTGGGCGCGCTGCTGGCCATGGATCAGACCGAGCGGGCGCAGGCGGTCAGCGAGGAATGCGCGCGGCGAATGGGGCCGCTGCTGTTCGATGCCTGCGTGTGGACCTCGCTGGACACGCTGGGGCTGCTCCACCTGAAGCGGGGACAGGTCGAGAACGCAGCGCGGCTCGCAGGTGCGGCGGATCGCGCCTTCCGCGCCCATGGTCAGGACGCCAGACAGCCCAATGAGGCCGTCGATCAACAGCTGTTGGACGCCGGGCTCAAGGCGGCGCTTGGTGATGAGCGTCGGCAACAACTTCGGGAGGAAGGTGAGCGGATGGACGATGTCCGCGCGCTGTGCCTGGCCTTCGGGCTGTCGGCCAAGGTCGCTCGGGCAGTGTGAACGGGCCTCGCGGCTTCGTCCCGCCGGCCCGTCTGCACGCCGCCCGACGGTCAGGACGCGCGGCCGCGGGCGTCGCGGGGCGACGGATCCGGACGTCCCCCGTCATCGACCGGCGCACGGTCCTCCGTCCCGGGGCGCGACACCAGCGTCATCGTCATCGTCCCCTTGGCGGTGAGTCGCCAGGCCTGCGAGTCGGGTGCGCGCTCTACATAGCCGAGCCGCAGCAACCGATCCATCGTGGCCAGCGTCAACGGGCTGACCCGGGCCGGATCGAACGGCAGTCCGCCAAGGATCTGCAGATCGGCTTCGGTGAGATCCAATCCATAGATCTGCTCATGGGGTGGGGGATCGCGGTCGGGACGCATGGGCTGACGGTGGCAATCGGGATGCCAGCATGCGGGTTTCTCACGCACAGGGCGACCTCTTTCTGATGTCGGCAGGGCGGTGCCGGACCCCGTGCCAACGTCGAATCATGCAAAAGTTCCCGAACCCCTCGAACGCGGGTCCAGCCCCCGAAACAGGCGGGTCGCGCGCGACCTTTGCACGCGCACGGACGTCGTCATCGTCCTAAGGTTGGGGTGTCGGGCCTCGCCTCCCCGGGGCCTTCGGAGACCTGTCATGAGTTTGTCCTCGTCCGGTCATTTGCAGACCGGCCTCCTCCTGGCCACGCCGTCCGCCTCGCCCTGCGAGGGGATGGACCGTTCTCGCGCCTCCGGCGCCGGTCGCTATCTGCTGCGCTTCGAATCGTTGTTCCACAGCGGTCGTGGTTTGTCCTTCCCCTGCGATGCCCACGGGCAGGTGGTGCTGGACCACCTCAGCGAGCAAGCCCGGGAAAACTACCTGTTCGCGCGCGCGGTCGTCGGCCATGAGTACGCGACGCCGGTGGTGCAGCGCTGCGACGTGTAGCGTGCCTTCCGGGTGAGGGTGAGCGCCGTTGCGATCCCTGCGGGGTGCGACGGGGATGCCGCAAGGTCCGAAGTCCTGGACAATGCGCCCCATCCGATTCACCCCGCATGACGTTTCATGAGCGACAACCAGAAACCCGAACTCCCCGATCATCTGTCCGTGGACCCGCGCAGCCCGCATTACGTGGCCGCCATCTTCGAACACAACATCGGCATCCGCTTCAACGGCAAGGAACGCGCGGACGTCGAGGAATACTGCATCAGCGAAGGCTGGATCAAGGTCCCCGCCGGACGCACCCTGGATCGCAAAGGTCAACCGATGATGATCAAGCTCAAGGGGCAGGTGGAAGCGTTCTACAAGTGACATGAGGCTGGTCGGGGGTTGAGCCCGCCGACTGCTCTCCGTCGTTGGATCGTTCTTTCGTTCTTTCGTTCGTTAGATGCGCCCTGGCCAGACCGGGCCTTCCTGCTCAGGTTGAGCGCCGGCACGGGATGGAGGCATTCGCGCCAAGCACGAATACCCCCATCCCATACCGCAACACTTTGGCTGTGTGCCTAGGCTGTGCACCACGTCTGTTCGTTGTGAGGTGCGCGTTTGCCGCCGCTGCTGTCGTGCTGTCGTCAAGCGCCGGCACGGGACGGAGGCATTCGCGCCGAGCACGAATACCCCCATCCCGTACCGCAACACTTTGGCCGTGTGCCTAGGCTGCGCCTCGCGTCTGTTCGTTGTGAGGTGCGCGCTTGCCGCAGTTGCCGTCGTGCATTTTTCAGGCGCCGGCTGCACAGTCGCTCACTGCTTCGCTTGCGCTCGTCGCCGTCAACTTCTTGGCCAACTGATCGCGACCCAGAGGCCGCCGCCGTTGCGGTTGCCCATCGCAATACGGCCGCCGTGCGCCTCGGCAATCTCGCGCGCCAGCGCCAGGCCCAGGCCGCTGCCGCTGCGTTTGGTGGAGTAGAACGGCAGCAGCGCCTGTGAGAGCTGCGCCTCGTTCATGCCAGGGCCTCGGTCCTGCACTTCGATGCGCCATTCCGTGCGTGGGGTGCTCAGGCTGACGCTCAAGGTGACCTCGTCCTCCTGGCCCCCGGCCTCGTGGGCATTCTTCAGCAGGTTGATGAGGGCCTGTTCCAGTTGCGCCGCATCGGCCCGTGCAGGCGCAGTGGGCAGCTCGCCCACGATTCGGAAGCGGTAGTGATCGGAGAGTCGGTCCAGGAACTGCGGCCAGTCGATCGCGGCAAGGACCGGCGCCGGCAGCTTGGCGAAGGCCGCATAGCCGGAGAGAAACGCATGCAGATGGGCCGCCCGCTCGCCGATGCTGGCAAAGACACCCGGCACCCGCTCGAACTGCCCGCGTCGTGCCAGCTCCGCGCCGCTGTGGGCCAGGGAGGAGATCGGCGCCAGTGAGTTGTTCAGCTCATGGCTGATCACCCGGATCACCCGCTTCCAGCTCGCCACCTCCTGGCGCGACAGCTCCCGCGTCATGCGTCGCAGCAGCCGCAGTCGATGCGGTTGCCCTTGCAGGCGAAAGTCCCGCAGCGACAGATGGAAGCGCTCTTCCTGACCGTCCAGCATCACGCTGAACAAGCCATCCTGCACGCCCGTGAGCGCCGATCGCCAGTCCTGCGGTGCCTGGGACAGCACCTCGTCCAGTGGCCGCCCAGCGAGGCCTCGACCCTGGTCCAGCAACTGGCGCGCCGCGATGTTGGCGTAGGCCACCCGTTCCTGCGCATCGGTCAGCAGCAGGGCGACCGGGGTGTTCTGCACCACCGTGTCCAACAAGAGTTCGCGCTGCGCCAGATGCCGCCGCTGCTCCCGCAGCGCCTGCCCCAGCTCGCTGTGCAGCTGCATCAGGCTGGCCAGCTCGGACAGCCCGCCCGGTGGATCCGCCGCAATGGCACTGCCGAATTCACCGTCGCGGTAACTCAGCACCGTGCTTTCAAGCGCGCGCAGCAAGCGGGTCAGCGGCGCCAGCAATGCGCTGGCCAAGGCCCACGCCAGCGGCACCAGCAGCGCGAGCGTGATCAGCAAAGCGGCGCCGCTCCACGGCGTCAACGCGGCATGACCGGCCCACGCCGCGATCGCGGGCAGGGGCCAGATCGTCAATCCGGCATGGATGAGCAAGCCGGCGCCGCCCGCCGACAACAGGTAGAGCGTCAGGCGCAGCCGCAGCGAATGGCGCCAACCCCCGCGCATCAGGCGTCCAGACCGTAACGTTCCATCCGCCGGTACAAGGCCTGGCGCGACAGCCCCAGGCTTTGCGCCGCCCGGCTCACCACGCCCGAAGCCGCTTCCAGCGCCGCGATGACGGTCTCCCGGCTGGGCTCGTCGAGGTTGCGCGTGGCCGCCGGCACGGCGGCTGGAAGGGCCAGGTCTTGCTCGGTGATCAGCTGATTCGGCGCCAGCAGCGCCGCCCGTTCGATCACGTTCTTCAGCTCCCGCACATTCCCCGGCCAAGCATGCGCCATCAGGGCTTCGCGGGCGCCATCGCTGAGCTGCGCCCGACCCGCGAGGAAGTGATCGGCCAGCGGCAGGATGTCCTGCGGCCGTTCGGCCAGCCCGGGCAGGGCGATCTCGATCACATTGAGGCGGTAGTACAGATCCTCACGGAAGCTGCCCGCCCGCACCATCGCCCGCAAATCCGCATTCGTGGCGGACAGCACCCGCACCGTGGTCTGCCGCGTGCGGCTGGAGCCCAGTCGCTCGAACTGGCCGGTCTCCAGGACCCGCAGCAGCTTGACCTGACCGGCGAGCGGCAGGTTGCCGATCTCGTCCAGAAAGAGGGTGCCGCCATCGGCCCGCTCGAAGCGACCCTCGCGCGCCCGCGCCGCACCGGTGAAGGCACCGCTGTCGGCACCGAACAGCTCGGCCTCGATCAGCTCGCCTGGCAGTGCGCCGCAGTTGATGGCGACAAACGGGCCGTCCCGCACTGACGAGTTCTCATGCACGATCGCCGCGATTCGTTCCTTGCCGCTGCCGTTGGGCCCGGTGATCAGCACGGGTGCCGCAGCCCGCGCCACCTGGCATGCCAGCTCCAGGCAATGCAGCAGCGCCGGCGACTCCACCACCAATCCGTTGAGCCGATGGCGTTGGAGCAAGGCCTCCTTGCGCTGTCGCAGCGCCTGTCGGTTCTGGCGCAGCTCGCGGTTGTTCTCGCCCAGCTCCAGCAGGTTCTCGACGGTGGCCAGCAGCTTCGCATCGTCCCAGGGCTTGGCCAGGTAGTCGGCCGCGCCCGCCTTGACCAGCGCTACCGCCTGCTCCAGTTGGGTCCAGGCCGTCAGCAGGATCACCGGCAGATCCGGATGCGCCGCCCGGATCCGCTGGAACAGGCCGCGGCCTTCCTCACCCGAGGTGGTGTCGGCGCTGAAGTTCATGTCCTGGATCACCAGGTCCACCCGCTGCTGCGACAGCACCGCCAGCCCGGCCTCCGGATCGGCGGCATAGAGCGGCTCGATGTCGTGCAGCGACAGCAGCAGCGTCAGCGCTTCGCCGACGGCAGGGTGGTCATCGATGATCAGGACGGTTCGCATGGACGGCGCAGCATATCAACACTCAACCGCCGCGCAGCGCCACCACCGGCGGCAGCGCAGCCGCCCGGCGCGCCGGACCGAACACCGCAATCTGCCCCAGCGTCCACAGCACCAGCGCCCCGATCGGCAGGTAGAGGGCCGGCAGCCGTGGCAGCTCGTAATAACGCATCAGCAGCAGGCTGATGCCGTAGGCACCCACCATGCCGATGACGATGCCC
The Roseateles amylovorans genome window above contains:
- a CDS encoding DUF3297 family protein, with the translated sequence MSDNQKPELPDHLSVDPRSPHYVAAIFEHNIGIRFNGKERADVEEYCISEGWIKVPAGRTLDRKGQPMMIKLKGQVEAFYK
- a CDS encoding ATP-binding protein; translated protein: MSAAKTAATSATDAPTPADRLTDRRSHRTTDHTIDRRHAGEGDATSVSTGGIQAGPGAGVKAAASIAMAQGSDVTGDDAGRWRRLAGAGAGPAAGVEVQTALGEAAQGEHVDVAAAPGTPVPATRQYRFGEFKLLPGERLLFRRGTAVALTARAFRLLVELVEHAGRLLSKDELMRRVWPGVVVEENNLAVQIATLRKVLGPQAIVTIAGCGYRFAMEATAVDAEDAPASGRAGNLPVRLPPLIGRTQELANVMRLQAEAPLLTLCGEAGVGKTRLAQAVAMSLRGRHADGAWWVDLAALPAGTDVAAAIARTLGINLPAGGDRVGTLAARLSTVSMLLVLDNAEHLIDETGRVAQRLVQSTPAIAVLVTSQQPLGLEGEHLVRLGPLPVDDAVALLAQRAGVQRTGAEGAAESMGMGPTDDAGESGGEAESAANQHGAVERRHVDEGLTVWDATHARTAARICQRLDGNPLAIQLAAARVHALGLDGLEARLPQRLTLLAPGEPARATRRNALAAALSWSCELLSDRERAVLRRLGVFPASFSLQGAALALADDLLPAGRVIDAILALVDRSLIAVEPVVPRRLRLMETMRLFALEQMAVAGETAAMRVRWCAGVRWLFDEAYEEHWRAPQATWRARYEPELTTLWPALETAIQACPDEAVALFASSWPVWMMAEAQDRARAIAPRLVPLVEAHGDPQVRARFWEAMSRGHALDHPSVARDASRRAAALYRALGDARGEYLAEVELAFNWRVDGPQAREALERAKALEDPDWPALVLERGWTTVAMVHTTAGEHEAARHAFEAAVEVCRRDGHEVGILRGLVNLADLARVEGQLAQAVAQGEALRTRLASAPATGLLGTALTNLVGALLAMDQTERAQAVSEECARRMGPLLFDACVWTSLDTLGLLHLKRGQVENAARLAGAADRAFRAHGQDARQPNEAVDQQLLDAGLKAALGDERRQQLREEGERMDDVRALCLAFGLSAKVARAV
- a CDS encoding sigma-54-dependent transcriptional regulator, which gives rise to MRTVLIIDDHPAVGEALTLLLSLHDIEPLYAADPEAGLAVLSQQRVDLVIQDMNFSADTTSGEEGRGLFQRIRAAHPDLPVILLTAWTQLEQAVALVKAGAADYLAKPWDDAKLLATVENLLELGENNRELRQNRQALRQRKEALLQRHRLNGLVVESPALLHCLELACQVARAAAPVLITGPNGSGKERIAAIVHENSSVRDGPFVAINCGALPGELIEAELFGADSGAFTGAARAREGRFERADGGTLFLDEIGNLPLAGQVKLLRVLETGQFERLGSSRTRQTTVRVLSATNADLRAMVRAGSFREDLYYRLNVIEIALPGLAERPQDILPLADHFLAGRAQLSDGAREALMAHAWPGNVRELKNVIERAALLAPNQLITEQDLALPAAVPAATRNLDEPSRETVIAALEAASGVVSRAAQSLGLSRQALYRRMERYGLDA
- a CDS encoding sensor histidine kinase, producing MRGGWRHSLRLRLTLYLLSAGGAGLLIHAGLTIWPLPAIAAWAGHAALTPWSGAALLITLALLVPLAWALASALLAPLTRLLRALESTVLSYRDGEFGSAIAADPPGGLSELASLMQLHSELGQALREQRRHLAQRELLLDTVVQNTPVALLLTDAQERVAYANIAARQLLDQGRGLAGRPLDEVLSQAPQDWRSALTGVQDGLFSVMLDGQEERFHLSLRDFRLQGQPHRLRLLRRMTRELSRQEVASWKRVIRVISHELNNSLAPISSLAHSGAELARRGQFERVPGVFASIGERAAHLHAFLSGYAAFAKLPAPVLAAIDWPQFLDRLSDHYRFRIVGELPTAPARADAAQLEQALINLLKNAHEAGGQEDEVTLSVSLSTPRTEWRIEVQDRGPGMNEAQLSQALLPFYSTKRSGSGLGLALAREIAEAHGGRIAMGNRNGGGLWVAISWPRS